The nucleotide window CGTAGAGTGGCTCGAGCGCCGCGGCGAGTGGGTCCTGCCCGACGAAGACGGGCAACTCCGACGTCGGCCCGTGGCGGTCGTAGTCCACACGCAGCCGTGCGAGCCAGTCCGGCGGATGGTGAAAGTCATCGTCGGTCCAGACGAACCGGTCGTGTTCGGCCGCCTCCATCCCAGCGGCGATCGCGTTGGCCTTGCCCGAACAGCCCTCAGGGTCGCCCGCGACCACCAGCCGAACGCTGTCACCGAACTCGTCGATGCGGTCGACGATGGCGGGTACTGTGTCGTCACAGACGACGAGCAGTTCGTCGGCCGATCCGAGTTGGGCGGCGATCTCCTCGCAGGCGTCGCTCCAGCCCTGCGTCGGTAAGATGACGCTCGTCGGCGTCGCGGTTGCCATACTCCTAGTTGTTAGTGAACTGTAATAGATTCCGGGCCAGCAAGGTTGGTAGTCGTGGCTATCGGGATCCATCGAGCGTCTCGAGGAACCGATCGAACGCCCCGCTTTCGGGGTGGACGTGGACGTAGGTGCCGAGCGAGTTGTACTCAGTCAGCCCATCGTAGCCGCCGTCGATCCCGTCGCCGCGCACCGTCTCGAAGGCAAACCGGGCGTCGGCGTCGACGTCGGCACTCGAGTAGTGGAACTCGTGGCCCCGAATCCGATCGCCGGCGTTTGCGGTGAGCGTCCCTTCGGTGGCCTCGAGTTCGACGTGATCGAGCGCCTGATAGCGGTCGTGCATGGTTACGTCCGCCGGGAGGATACCGGCCATCTCGCACGTCTCGCCCTCAGCCGTCGTCAGCGACTGACTCATAGCCATCAGGCCGCCACACTCCCCGAGGACGGGCAGTCCCTCACTTGCCAGTGTTCCGAGTTCGGCGAGCGTGCCGGCCGACTCGAGGGCTGCGGCGTGGAGTTCGGGGTACCCGCCCGGCAGATAGACGCCGTCACAGTCGGGGACCGGATCGCCCGCGACTGGCGAGAACGTGACCAGATCGGCCCGTTCGCGAAACCGCTCGAGCGTGGCTGGATACCGGAAACAGAAAGCAGCATCGTCGGCGACGGCGACCGTGGCGTCGACCGATTCGGGTTCGTCCTCGACCGAGGTTTCGGGGGCGACCGCCTCGCTCGCCACCGCAGCCAGCCGCTCTGCCGCGAGCGAGTCGGCGGCCTCCCGCAACGCCTCGCGCGGCAGTGCAGCCTCTTCACCCATCTCGAGGCCGAGGTGTCGGTCCGGAATCTCGAGGTCGTCGTTCGGCGGGATTCGCCCGAAGTACTCGAGGTCCTCGGGCAGCGCGTCGCGGATCCCCTGCTCGTGGCGGCCGCCGTGGGCGCGCTGGGCGACGATGCCGGCGACCTCGATATCGCGGCCGATCGTCTCGGCGTAGCGCTGGAAGCCGAGCGCCGTCGCCGCGACGCTTTCCATCCCGGCTTTCGCGTCGACGACCAGCACGA belongs to Natronorubrum aibiense and includes:
- a CDS encoding cobyrinic acid a,c-diamide synthase; this encodes MNGFVLGGVSSGVGKTVATLAIIQALEDAGYAVQPAKAGPDFIDPSHHEAIAGRPSRTLDLWLCGEDGLRRNYARSEGDVDGSHPSARGTSSPDICVVEGVMGLYDGDGSSTAMVAEALDLPVVLVVDAKAGMESVAATALGFQRYAETIGRDIEVAGIVAQRAHGGRHEQGIRDALPEDLEYFGRIPPNDDLEIPDRHLGLEMGEEAALPREALREAADSLAAERLAAVASEAVAPETSVEDEPESVDATVAVADDAAFCFRYPATLERFRERADLVTFSPVAGDPVPDCDGVYLPGGYPELHAAALESAGTLAELGTLASEGLPVLGECGGLMAMSQSLTTAEGETCEMAGILPADVTMHDRYQALDHVELEATEGTLTANAGDRIRGHEFHYSSADVDADARFAFETVRGDGIDGGYDGLTEYNSLGTYVHVHPESGAFDRFLETLDGSR